A genome region from Sphingobium sp. CR2-8 includes the following:
- a CDS encoding flagellar basal body L-ring protein FlgH, whose product MRLTFATLTAFSLIALAASPLDARPKKRDVERDYYMPTIAQPVAPPANGSIFQASVGYTPLTSGARATTVGDIITIVLVERTQATKSTSADTARNGSVGITPPSTGILSKLFSPSDIASGGQNTFTGKGGASQSNALSGEITVTIAAVYPNGTMLVKGEKALTLNRGDEFIQISGLVRQADIAPDNRIASTRVADAKIIYKGKGEIANASRQGWFQRFFSAISPF is encoded by the coding sequence ATGCGCCTCACCTTCGCCACGCTTACTGCGTTTTCGCTCATCGCCCTAGCCGCGTCGCCGCTCGACGCCAGGCCCAAGAAGCGCGATGTCGAGCGCGACTATTATATGCCCACCATCGCCCAGCCCGTCGCCCCTCCGGCGAACGGGTCGATATTCCAGGCGTCGGTCGGCTATACCCCGCTGACCAGCGGCGCACGCGCCACGACCGTGGGCGACATCATCACCATCGTCCTGGTCGAACGGACGCAGGCCACCAAGAGCACCAGCGCGGACACCGCCCGCAACGGATCGGTCGGCATCACGCCGCCGTCCACCGGCATCCTGTCCAAGCTGTTTTCGCCCAGCGACATCGCGTCGGGTGGCCAGAACACGTTCACCGGCAAGGGCGGCGCGAGCCAGTCCAACGCGCTGAGCGGCGAAATAACCGTGACGATCGCGGCGGTCTATCCCAACGGCACGATGCTGGTGAAGGGTGAAAAGGCGCTGACGCTCAATCGCGGCGACGAGTTCATCCAGATCAGCGGTCTGGTCCGTCAGGCCGACATCGCGCCCGACAACCGGATCGCATCGACCCGCGTCGCCGACGCCAAGATAATCTACAAGGGCAAGGGCGAGATCGCCAATGCCAGCCGCCAGGGCTGGTTCCAGCGCTTCTTCTCCGCGATCAGCCCCTTCTGA
- a CDS encoding rod-binding protein: MQVTTTQSAATTGAAPSQKAQLTKVAQQFEAVFLRQMIGAMRSASLAEGIADSAATQQFRDMADARTADAMASKGAMGIAELLLKQFGDRVSDTPSTADAAAKAPGA; the protein is encoded by the coding sequence ATGCAGGTAACGACGACACAAAGCGCCGCCACGACCGGCGCCGCCCCCTCGCAAAAGGCGCAGCTGACGAAAGTCGCGCAGCAGTTCGAGGCGGTGTTCCTGCGCCAGATGATCGGCGCGATGCGCTCCGCCAGTCTGGCCGAGGGCATCGCCGATTCCGCCGCGACCCAGCAGTTTCGCGACATGGCCGACGCGCGCACCGCCGACGCGATGGCCAGCAAGGGTGCGATGGGCATCGCCGAACTGCTGCTCAAGCAATTTGGCGACCGGGTAAGCGACACGCCGTCGACTGCCGACGCCGCCGCCAAGGCGCCGGGTGCATGA
- the flgG gene encoding flagellar basal-body rod protein FlgG, translating into MSNAALHVARTGLDAQNTKMRVIANNLANVNTTGFKKDRADFETLAYQQIVQAGANSDSENKFANGLNLGSGVALQGTSKINTQGTLNQTNNVLDIAIEGSGYFQVQQPDGSIAYTRAGNFSVTAEGTVVTSDGMPLIPQITVPQGATSVSIGNDGTVSATLQGEAEPSQLGQIEIATFMNPAGLTSVGGNLLTESAASGVPQVGVAGLEGRGLMRSGYLETSNVNIVEELVDMIETQRAYEVNSKMIKATDEMLQYVNQNI; encoded by the coding sequence ATGAGCAACGCCGCCCTTCATGTCGCCCGCACCGGCCTCGACGCGCAGAACACGAAGATGCGCGTCATCGCGAACAACCTGGCGAACGTCAACACGACCGGTTTCAAGAAGGACCGCGCCGATTTCGAGACGCTGGCCTATCAGCAGATCGTGCAGGCCGGCGCAAATTCGGACAGCGAGAACAAGTTCGCCAACGGCCTCAACCTCGGATCGGGCGTCGCGCTCCAGGGCACCAGCAAGATCAACACGCAAGGTACGCTCAACCAGACCAACAATGTGCTGGACATCGCGATCGAAGGATCGGGCTATTTCCAGGTGCAGCAGCCCGACGGCTCCATCGCCTACACCCGCGCCGGTAACTTCAGCGTCACCGCCGAAGGCACGGTCGTCACCAGCGACGGCATGCCGCTGATCCCGCAGATCACCGTGCCGCAGGGCGCGACGTCGGTGTCGATCGGCAATGACGGCACCGTGTCGGCCACCTTGCAGGGCGAAGCGGAACCCAGCCAGCTGGGCCAGATCGAAATCGCCACCTTCATGAACCCGGCGGGCCTGACGTCCGTCGGCGGCAACCTGCTGACCGAAAGCGCCGCCAGCGGCGTGCCGCAGGTCGGCGTCGCGGGCCTGGAAGGGCGCGGGCTGATGCGGTCGGGCTATCTGGAAACGTCGAACGTCAACATCGTCGAGGAACTGGTCGACATGATCGAGACCCAGCGCGCCTATGAGGTCAACAGCAAGATGATCAAGGCGACCGACGAGATGCTCCAGTACGTCAACCAGAATATCTGA
- a CDS encoding flagellar basal body rod protein FlgF: protein MDRLVNTALTAMRGAMARQAAVANNLANVNTVGFRAEIANAETRWIKGDTFDTRAQASEQVIAADMAQGAVTDTGNPLDVALDGDALLAVQGADGSEAYTRRGDLRVTDSGLLTTGDGLAVLGEGGPIVLPQMDSVSIAKDGSIWGVPQGGDPANPAQVDKLKLVNATGSSISKGTDGLFREVNGGALPSDPIATVTSGSLEGSNVNSTQALIQMIEASRAWETQVKMIDTAKQLDDGGASLMRLDG, encoded by the coding sequence ATGGATCGGCTCGTCAACACGGCTCTTACGGCCATGCGCGGCGCGATGGCACGGCAGGCGGCGGTCGCGAACAACCTCGCGAACGTCAACACTGTCGGCTTCCGCGCGGAAATCGCCAATGCCGAGACGCGCTGGATCAAGGGCGACACCTTCGACACCCGCGCGCAGGCTTCCGAACAGGTGATCGCCGCCGACATGGCGCAAGGCGCGGTCACCGACACCGGCAATCCACTGGACGTGGCCCTGGACGGCGATGCTCTGCTCGCCGTCCAAGGCGCGGACGGCAGCGAAGCCTATACCCGCCGCGGCGACCTGCGCGTCACCGACAGCGGGCTGCTGACTACCGGCGACGGCCTGGCCGTGCTGGGTGAAGGCGGGCCGATCGTCCTGCCGCAGATGGACAGCGTGTCGATCGCCAAGGATGGCAGCATCTGGGGCGTGCCGCAGGGCGGCGACCCCGCGAATCCGGCGCAGGTCGACAAGCTGAAGCTGGTCAACGCGACCGGTTCCAGCATTTCCAAGGGCACGGACGGCCTGTTCCGCGAGGTGAATGGCGGCGCGCTGCCGTCCGATCCGATCGCCACGGTCACATCGGGATCGCTGGAGGGATCGAACGTCAATTCGACCCAGGCCCTGATCCAGATGATCGAGGCGAGCCGCGCCTGGGAAACCCAGGTCAAGATGATCGACACCGCCAAACAGCTGGACGATGGCGGCGCTTCGCTGATGCGCCTCGACGGTTAA
- a CDS encoding flagellar basal body P-ring protein FlgI: MIRFLRLVAAFLALIAVPAQAERVKDLGTFQGVRPNQLTGYGIVVGLAGTGDDSIQYATEGMKGVVSRFGLTLPQGVNPALKNAAAVLVTADLPAFAKPGQRLDVTVSALGKAKSLRGGTLIMTPLRGADNEIYAMSQGNLAVGGLGVSGADGSQVSVNIPSAGRIPGGATVERAVATGFDTAPSLTFNLAEADLTTALRVADGINHAFGDRRAHATDAVSVTIDAAPGAEDRIMMMGMIENIEISPADAPAKVIVNARTGTVVINGAVKIHPAAVAHGKLTVSVNESPRISQPAPFSQGQTAVEQSSSISIDEQKKPMINFKGGASLADIVKAVNAIGASPADMVAILEALKQAGAMKAELVVL, from the coding sequence ATGATCCGTTTCCTTCGCCTGGTTGCGGCCTTCCTGGCGCTGATCGCCGTTCCGGCGCAGGCCGAACGGGTCAAGGATCTGGGCACGTTCCAGGGCGTGCGTCCCAACCAGTTGACCGGCTACGGCATCGTCGTGGGTCTGGCCGGCACCGGCGACGACAGCATCCAATATGCGACCGAAGGCATGAAGGGCGTCGTGTCGCGCTTTGGCCTGACCCTGCCGCAGGGCGTCAATCCGGCGCTCAAGAACGCCGCCGCCGTTCTGGTGACGGCGGACCTGCCCGCCTTCGCCAAGCCCGGCCAGCGCCTGGATGTCACCGTGTCGGCGCTGGGCAAGGCCAAGTCGCTGCGCGGCGGCACGCTGATCATGACGCCGCTGCGTGGTGCGGATAACGAGATTTACGCCATGTCGCAGGGCAATCTGGCGGTCGGCGGCCTAGGCGTGTCCGGCGCGGACGGCAGCCAGGTGTCTGTCAACATCCCGTCGGCCGGGCGCATCCCCGGTGGCGCGACGGTGGAACGCGCGGTCGCGACCGGCTTCGACACGGCGCCCAGCCTGACCTTCAACCTGGCCGAAGCCGACCTGACCACCGCGCTGCGCGTGGCGGACGGCATCAACCATGCCTTTGGCGATCGCCGCGCCCACGCGACCGACGCCGTATCGGTCACGATCGACGCAGCGCCCGGCGCGGAAGATCGCATCATGATGATGGGCATGATCGAAAATATCGAGATTTCGCCCGCCGACGCGCCCGCCAAGGTGATCGTCAACGCCCGCACCGGCACGGTCGTGATCAACGGCGCGGTCAAGATCCATCCGGCCGCCGTGGCGCATGGCAAATTGACCGTCAGCGTCAACGAAAGCCCGCGCATTTCCCAGCCCGCACCCTTCAGCCAGGGGCAGACCGCTGTGGAGCAATCGAGCAGCATCAGCATCGACGAACAAAAGAAACCGATGATTAATTTTAAAGGTGGGGCGTCGCTGGCCGATATAGTGAAGGCGGTCAATGCAATCGGGGCTTCCCCGGCGGATATGGTCGCGATCCTCGAAGCCTTGAAACAGGCGGGCGCGATGAAAGCCGAACTGGTGGTGCTGTGA
- a CDS encoding flagellar hook-basal body complex protein, whose protein sequence is MSFYISLSGLKASQTDLSTISNNVANVSSTGFKKSKAEFGDIFAAAPMQTTNQVAGQGVRVQGVTQQFTQGTLESTAKTLDLGIAGEGYFTVKGEDGTVSYTRNGAFSVDQDRFAVDTTGAKMQIFAVDPATGTPTTPAAGATPANLVDLQIPTTLNNDPAGAQLNSVAVGKDGLVSAVYADGSTVYLGKVAMASFNSQEGLRQEGDAHWTSTVASGAPTLGTANQGLFGAINSGMLERSNVDITDELVALIAAQRNFQANSKAIEAANTLTTTIVNLRT, encoded by the coding sequence ATGTCCTTCTACATCTCCCTGTCGGGCCTCAAGGCCTCCCAGACCGACCTGTCGACCATTTCGAACAACGTCGCCAACGTCAGCAGCACCGGCTTCAAAAAGAGCAAGGCGGAATTCGGCGATATCTTTGCCGCCGCGCCGATGCAGACGACCAACCAGGTCGCTGGCCAGGGCGTGCGCGTGCAGGGCGTGACCCAGCAGTTCACGCAAGGCACACTGGAAAGCACCGCCAAGACGCTGGACCTGGGCATTGCAGGTGAAGGCTATTTCACCGTCAAGGGCGAAGATGGCACGGTCAGCTACACCCGCAACGGCGCCTTTTCCGTTGATCAGGATCGTTTTGCCGTCGACACGACCGGCGCGAAGATGCAGATTTTCGCCGTCGATCCGGCGACCGGCACCCCCACGACGCCAGCGGCCGGCGCCACCCCGGCCAATCTGGTCGATCTCCAGATCCCCACCACGCTGAACAACGATCCCGCCGGGGCGCAGCTCAACAGCGTCGCGGTCGGCAAGGACGGTCTGGTTTCTGCCGTCTATGCCGATGGCAGCACCGTCTATCTGGGCAAGGTCGCCATGGCGTCCTTCAATAGCCAGGAAGGTTTGCGGCAGGAGGGCGACGCCCACTGGACATCAACCGTCGCGAGCGGTGCGCCGACGCTGGGCACGGCCAATCAGGGCCTGTTCGGTGCGATCAATTCGGGCATGCTGGAACGCTCCAACGTCGACATCACCGACGAACTGGTCGCGCTGATTGCGGCGCAGCGTAACTTCCAGGCGAACAGCAAGGCGATCGAGGCGGCCAACACGCTGACCACGACCATCGTCAACCTGCGCACCTGA
- the flgK gene encoding flagellar hook-associated protein FlgK has translation MSDLFIIGSSGTRAYRSAMAAIAENIANASTEGYARRSVRTMESGSSTATMATYISRANFGGTQVAGVNRASDPYLDASVRNTGMALGSATARLRWLKDSETALNDSSTGIGQLMTGIFQNMEKLAASPTDTSLRVTTLDSISRVAQSFNQTAADLKAVSEGIATEGQSSVSTINRSLSALADINNSLLRAQPDTSAYAQLLDSRDSALQALSENLNVTISFGAHDSAQVSFGGQTLVSGDSAASLTMAANANGTLALSLEDGTALTAPANGTLGGLFSVADTVSDRRATLDTLATQFVTNVNAWHAQGRTDAGAAGGALLSGTTAATMTTLISDPTQLALKSPDGTPNGNLLTVTSVLRGNGSVEQNWTTLIASQATLLGSTKAEYDTANSRNDQSVAAREAVSGVDLDLEAADLLRIQQAYSASAKVLQIAKETIDAIMNII, from the coding sequence ATGAGCGACCTCTTCATCATCGGGTCTTCGGGAACCAGGGCCTATCGATCGGCCATGGCCGCGATCGCCGAAAATATCGCCAATGCCAGCACCGAAGGCTATGCGCGCCGGTCGGTGCGGACGATGGAGTCGGGGTCTTCGACCGCGACGATGGCGACCTATATTTCGCGCGCCAATTTCGGCGGCACGCAGGTGGCGGGCGTCAACCGCGCATCCGACCCCTATCTCGACGCGTCGGTCCGCAACACCGGCATGGCGCTGGGCAGCGCGACGGCGCGGCTGCGCTGGCTGAAAGATTCGGAGACCGCGCTCAATGACAGCAGCACCGGCATCGGCCAGCTGATGACCGGCATTTTCCAGAATATGGAGAAGCTGGCGGCCAGCCCCACCGACACGTCGCTGCGCGTCACCACGCTCGACAGCATCAGCCGGGTCGCGCAATCCTTCAACCAGACCGCCGCCGACCTGAAAGCCGTGTCGGAAGGCATCGCGACCGAAGGCCAGTCGTCCGTCAGCACGATCAACCGGTCGCTGTCCGCACTGGCCGACATCAACAACAGCCTGCTGCGCGCCCAGCCCGATACGTCCGCCTATGCCCAGCTGCTCGACAGCCGCGATTCGGCGTTGCAGGCCTTGTCGGAAAATCTGAACGTCACCATCAGCTTCGGCGCGCATGACAGCGCGCAGGTCAGCTTCGGCGGCCAGACGCTGGTCAGCGGCGATAGCGCAGCCAGCCTGACGATGGCGGCGAACGCCAACGGCACATTGGCGCTCAGCCTGGAAGACGGCACGGCGCTGACCGCACCGGCCAACGGCACGCTGGGCGGTCTGTTTTCCGTGGCCGACACGGTGTCCGATCGTCGCGCGACGCTCGACACGCTGGCGACGCAGTTCGTCACCAACGTCAATGCCTGGCACGCGCAGGGACGGACCGACGCTGGCGCGGCGGGGGGAGCATTGCTGTCCGGCACGACGGCGGCGACCATGACGACTTTGATAAGCGATCCGACCCAATTGGCGCTCAAATCCCCCGATGGGACGCCCAACGGCAACCTGCTCACCGTCACGTCCGTTTTGCGCGGCAATGGCAGCGTCGAACAGAATTGGACGACGCTGATCGCCAGCCAGGCGACGTTGCTGGGATCGACCAAGGCGGAATATGACACGGCGAACAGCCGCAACGATCAGTCCGTCGCCGCGCGCGAAGCGGTGAGCGGCGTCGATCTGGATTTGGAAGCCGCCGACCTGCTGCGCATCCAGCAGGCCTATTCGGCCTCCGCCAAGGTCCTGCAGATCGCCAAAGAGACGATCGATGCCATCATGAACATCATCTGA